The following nucleotide sequence is from Streptomyces bathyalis.
TACAGCGACGGCTTCAGCAAGCTGTGGCCCTCGGTGCTCACCGCCCTCGGCTACCTCGTGGCCTTCGCGCTCCTCGCACAGACGCTGAAGTCGATGGCTGTCGGCACCGCCTACGCGATCTGGGCCGGTGCCGGCACCGCCGCCATCGCCGCGATCGGCATCGTCTTCATCGGCGAGTCCGTCACGGCGGCGAAGATCATCGGGATCGTGCTCGTCATCGCGGGAGTGGTGGTGCTCAACCTCGGGGGGATCCACTGATGGCACGCCGGTACGATCCCGAGCGGCGCGAGCGCATCATCGACGCCGCCATCCGGATCGTCGAGATGAAGGGCATCGGGGCGCTCAGTCACCGCACCGTGGCCGCCGAGGCCGGTGTGCCGCTCGGGTCGACCACGTACCACTTCGCCGGTCTCGACGACCTGCTGGTCGCCTCCCTCCAGCAGGTCTGCAGCGGGCCTCGCAGCGGCATGAAGGACTGGGAGGGGGCGCTGTCGGCCGTGGCGCCGTCCGTCGGTCACGGCGTGAGGGAGGGGACAGCGGAGCCGGGGAAGGGCCGGGCCCTCGCCGATGTGCTCACGGGACTGCTGGAGGAGTACGCGCGTGGGGCCAGCGGGCGTATCCGCCTCGAGTACGAGCTCTATCTCGCGGCGCTGCGGCGCCCGGCTCTCCAGCCCGTGGCCGCCGCATGGCTGGACGAGATGGTCGAGGTCATCGGCAGGCACACCGCCGAGGTGGCCACGGCCCGTGCCCTGGTCGCCCTGATCGACGG
It contains:
- a CDS encoding TetR/AcrR family transcriptional regulator; translation: MARRYDPERRERIIDAAIRIVEMKGIGALSHRTVAAEAGVPLGSTTYHFAGLDDLLVASLQQVCSGPRSGMKDWEGALSAVAPSVGHGVREGTAEPGKGRALADVLTGLLEEYARGASGRIRLEYELYLAALRRPALQPVAAAWLDEMVEVIGRHTAEVATARALVALIDGLLLQLLLTDRPFDREAVRSALARVTGET
- a CDS encoding DMT family transporter, which codes for MVYLTLGGAILAEVLGTTAMKYSDGFSKLWPSVLTALGYLVAFALLAQTLKSMAVGTAYAIWAGAGTAAIAAIGIVFIGESVTAAKIIGIVLVIAGVVVLNLGGIH